In the genome of Neofelis nebulosa isolate mNeoNeb1 chromosome 6, mNeoNeb1.pri, whole genome shotgun sequence, one region contains:
- the LOC131513496 gene encoding transmembrane protein 230-like — MLPTRTNVAAGIPSSKVKYSKLPSTDTGHINRQKETSPTEASFKSKRCPVRSHLVKFKKNSTRIPYKAIACATAQFLIGAFLVVTGCLLLAGYISKVGANRAVAVLIVGILVFLPGFYHLLIAYRAHRGCQGCSYSDLPDCDD; from the coding sequence ATGCTTCCCACTCGCACCAACGTGGCTGCTGGGATCCCCAGCAGCAAAGTGAAATACTCAAAGCTCCCCAGCACTGACACTGGGCACATTAACCGTCAGAAGGAAACTTCGCCTACTGAAGCTAGCTTTAAATCGAAAAGATGTCCAGTGAGATCTCACTTAGTAAAGTTTAAGAAAAACTCTACGAGGATTCCTTATAAGGCCATTGCCTGTGCCACCGCGCAGTTTTTGATTGGCGCCTTTCTCGTTGTCACGGGTTGCCTCCTGCTGGCAGGCTACATCAGCAAAGTGGGCGCCAACCGGGCTGTTGCCGTTCTGATTGTTGGCATCCTGGTGTTTCTGCCTGGGTTTTACCACTTGCTCATCGCTTACAGAGCGCACCGAGGCTGCCAGGGCTGCTCCTACAGTGACCTTCCAGACTGTGATGACTAG
- the RSPH4A gene encoding radial spoke head protein 4 homolog A isoform X1 — MEDSTSPKREKANQDPREAGQPWEEVTAASSQGLESGLSEPLELEQGLETGPQPRSPPQSPQSRASIPLDDLTGPGASYPPSPPQEASYTPSPPALARQDLAAPWQSDKTTSVNPEAGTPHFHHLEQSSDKGESTASHTFQSEGSTFRQSQQTKHHLYGPEDVNYNNSKQKELRFNIFQDEDSNSNYHLDYAEPGVSELAPSMLEITIQSAKAYLQKTSSKSGLNLYDHLSDMLAKVLDERPENAVDIIESISQDVKMGHFRKKSDTLQNENEMLPTYEIAEKQRALFLQGNLEGADQELEDEIAENALPNVMESAFYFEQAGVGLGTDETYRIFLALKQLTDTHPIQRCRFWGKILGLEMNYIVAEVEFREGEDEEDVEEEDVTEERDDADSEADEDDEDQLPRTFYKTPQAIPKEENRTGANKYVYFVCNEPGRPWVKLPSVTPAQIVTARKIKKFFTGRLDAPIISYPPFPGNESNYLRAQIARISAGTHVSPLGFYQFGEEEGEEEEEVEGRRDSFEENPDFEGIQVIDLVESLSNWVHHVQHILSQGRCNWFNPIQKSEEEEEEEDEEKEEEKGEEPDYTEQEVGPPLLTPISEDLEIQNIPPWTTRLSSNLIPQYAVAVLRSNLWPGAYAFSNGKKFENFYIGWGHKYSPDNYTPPALPPVYQEYPSGAEITEMDDPTVEEEQAFRAAQEAAVLSAEENEETEEDEEEDDYDQE; from the exons ATGGAAGACTCGACGTCCCCGAAGCGAGAAAAAGCAAACCAAGATCCGAGGGAAGCAGGGCAGCCATGGGAAGAAGTAACAGCAGCTTCTTCCCAAGGTCTTGAGTCTGGGTTATCTGAGCCCTTGGAATTGGAGCAGGGGCTGGAAACTGGACCCCAACCCAGAAGCCCTCCTCAGAGCCCACAGTCCAGAGCCAGCATCCCTCTGGATGACCTCACAGGACCAGGTGCATCATATCCACCTTCCCCTCCACAGGAGGCCTCTTACACTCCTTCTCCCCCGGCTCTGGCCAGACAGGACCTTGCAGCGCCATGGCAGTCAGACAAAACCACTAGTGTGAATCCCGAAGCTGGGACACCTCACTTCCACCATTTGGAACAATCGTCTGATAAAGGAGAATCGACTGCGTCTCACACATTCCAATCAGAGGGAAGCACCTTCCGACAGTCTCAGCAAACCAAACATCACCTGTATGGACCAGAGGATGTGAACTATAACAACTCTAAACAAAAAGAGCTGAGATTTAACATCTTTCAGGACGAAGACTCAAACAGTAACTATCATCTGGATTACGCTGAACCTGGGGTCTCTGAACTGGCCCCCAGCATGCTTGAGATCACCATTCAGAGTGCTAAGGCTTACCTACAGAAGACTAGTAGCAAGTCTGGCTTAAATTT GTATGATCATCTTTCTGATATGCTCGCCAAGGTCTTAGATGAGCGTCCGGAAAATGCTGTGGATATCATTGAAAGTATCAGCCAAGATGTGAAGATGggacattttaggaaaaaatcagATACACTCCAAAATGAGAATGAGATGCTTCCAACATATGAGATAGCAGAGAAGCAAAGGGCTCTTTTTCTCCAGGGAAATTTGGAAGGAGCTGACCAAGAACTAGAAGATGAAATA GCAGAAAACGCTCTCCCAAATGTAATGGagtcagctttttattttgaacaagCTGGAGTTGGTTTGGGCACAGATGAGACTTATCGCATATTTCTTGCCCTCAAGCAGCTTACCGACACCCACCCCATCCAAAGATGTCGTTTCTGGGGCAAGATCTTGGGTCTGGAAATGAATTATATTGTAGCTGAAGTAGAATTCCGTGAGGGAGAGGATGAAGAGGATGTGGAAGAGGAAGATGTAACTGAAGAGAGGGACGATGCAGATAGCGAAGCTGATGAAGATGACGAAGACCAATTACCAAGGACCTTTTACAAGACCCCACAGGCTataccaaaagaagaaaacaggacgGGTGCCaacaaatatgtgtattttgtttGCAACGAACCAGGAAGACCATGGGTGAAGTTACCCTCGGTTACGCCTGCACAAATTGTTactgcaagaaaaataaagaaatttttcaCTGGGCGTTTAGATGCTCCCATCATAAGCTACCCACCTTTCCCGGGAAATGAGAGCAATTACTTACGAGCACAAATTGCCAGAATTTCAGCAGGGACCCACGTCAGTCCTCTGGGATTCTATCAGTTtggtgaagaggaaggagaggaggaagaagaggtagAAGGCAGACGAGACAGCTTTGAAGAAAACCCCGATTTTGAAGGCATCCAAGTGATCGATCTTGTGGAATCCCTATCCAATTGGGTTCATCATGTGCAACACATTCTGTCCCAG GGCCGCTGTAATTGGTTTAACCCCATACAAAAaagtgaggaggaagaagaagaggaagatgaagaaaaagaagaagagaaaggagaagagccTGACTATACAGAACAGGAAGTGGGGCCACCTCTTTTGACACCAATCTCTGAAGATTTAG AAATCCAGAATATACCACCTTGGACAACACGGCTATCCTCAAATCTCATTCCTCAATATGCTGTTGCAGTCCTTAGATCCAACCTTTGGCCTGGGGCATATGCCTTTTCCAATGGCAA aAAGTTTGAAAATTTCTACATAGGCTGGGGTCACAAATATAGTCCAGACAACTACACACCCCCAGCTCTACCACCAGTGTATCAAGAATACCCCAGTGGAGCAGAAATTACAGAAATGGATGATCCTACTGTGGAAGAAGAGCAGGCTTTCAGAGCTGCACAAGAAGCAGCTGTTCTTTCAgctgaggaaaatgaagaaactgaggaagacGAAGAGGAGGATGATTATGACCAAGAATAA
- the RSPH4A gene encoding radial spoke head protein 4 homolog A isoform X2 has product MEDSTSPKREKANQDPREAGQPWEEVTAASSQGLESGLSEPLELEQGLETGPQPRSPPQSPQSRASIPLDDLTGPGASYPPSPPQEASYTPSPPALARQDLAAPWQSDKTTSVNPEAGTPHFHHLEQSSDKGESTASHTFQSEGSTFRQSQQTKHHLYGPEDVNYNNSKQKELRFNIFQDEDSNSNYHLDYAEPGVSELAPSMLEITIQSAKAYLQKTSSKSGLNLYDHLSDMLAKVLDERPENAVDIIESISQDVKMGHFRKKSDTLQNENEMLPTYEIAEKQRALFLQGNLEGADQELEDEIAENALPNVMESAFYFEQAGVGLGTDETYRIFLALKQLTDTHPIQRCRFWGKILGLEMNYIVAEVEFREGEDEEDVEEEDVTEERDDADSEADEDDEDQLPRTFYKTPQAIPKEENRTGANKYVYFVCNEPGRPWVKLPSVTPAQIVTARKIKKFFTGRLDAPIISYPPFPGNESNYLRAQIARISAGTHVSPLGFYQFGEEEGEEEEEVEGRRDSFEENPDFEGIQVIDLVESLSNWVHHVQHILSQKSRIYHLGQHGYPQISFLNMLLQSLDPTFGLGHMPFPMAKSLKIST; this is encoded by the exons ATGGAAGACTCGACGTCCCCGAAGCGAGAAAAAGCAAACCAAGATCCGAGGGAAGCAGGGCAGCCATGGGAAGAAGTAACAGCAGCTTCTTCCCAAGGTCTTGAGTCTGGGTTATCTGAGCCCTTGGAATTGGAGCAGGGGCTGGAAACTGGACCCCAACCCAGAAGCCCTCCTCAGAGCCCACAGTCCAGAGCCAGCATCCCTCTGGATGACCTCACAGGACCAGGTGCATCATATCCACCTTCCCCTCCACAGGAGGCCTCTTACACTCCTTCTCCCCCGGCTCTGGCCAGACAGGACCTTGCAGCGCCATGGCAGTCAGACAAAACCACTAGTGTGAATCCCGAAGCTGGGACACCTCACTTCCACCATTTGGAACAATCGTCTGATAAAGGAGAATCGACTGCGTCTCACACATTCCAATCAGAGGGAAGCACCTTCCGACAGTCTCAGCAAACCAAACATCACCTGTATGGACCAGAGGATGTGAACTATAACAACTCTAAACAAAAAGAGCTGAGATTTAACATCTTTCAGGACGAAGACTCAAACAGTAACTATCATCTGGATTACGCTGAACCTGGGGTCTCTGAACTGGCCCCCAGCATGCTTGAGATCACCATTCAGAGTGCTAAGGCTTACCTACAGAAGACTAGTAGCAAGTCTGGCTTAAATTT GTATGATCATCTTTCTGATATGCTCGCCAAGGTCTTAGATGAGCGTCCGGAAAATGCTGTGGATATCATTGAAAGTATCAGCCAAGATGTGAAGATGggacattttaggaaaaaatcagATACACTCCAAAATGAGAATGAGATGCTTCCAACATATGAGATAGCAGAGAAGCAAAGGGCTCTTTTTCTCCAGGGAAATTTGGAAGGAGCTGACCAAGAACTAGAAGATGAAATA GCAGAAAACGCTCTCCCAAATGTAATGGagtcagctttttattttgaacaagCTGGAGTTGGTTTGGGCACAGATGAGACTTATCGCATATTTCTTGCCCTCAAGCAGCTTACCGACACCCACCCCATCCAAAGATGTCGTTTCTGGGGCAAGATCTTGGGTCTGGAAATGAATTATATTGTAGCTGAAGTAGAATTCCGTGAGGGAGAGGATGAAGAGGATGTGGAAGAGGAAGATGTAACTGAAGAGAGGGACGATGCAGATAGCGAAGCTGATGAAGATGACGAAGACCAATTACCAAGGACCTTTTACAAGACCCCACAGGCTataccaaaagaagaaaacaggacgGGTGCCaacaaatatgtgtattttgtttGCAACGAACCAGGAAGACCATGGGTGAAGTTACCCTCGGTTACGCCTGCACAAATTGTTactgcaagaaaaataaagaaatttttcaCTGGGCGTTTAGATGCTCCCATCATAAGCTACCCACCTTTCCCGGGAAATGAGAGCAATTACTTACGAGCACAAATTGCCAGAATTTCAGCAGGGACCCACGTCAGTCCTCTGGGATTCTATCAGTTtggtgaagaggaaggagaggaggaagaagaggtagAAGGCAGACGAGACAGCTTTGAAGAAAACCCCGATTTTGAAGGCATCCAAGTGATCGATCTTGTGGAATCCCTATCCAATTGGGTTCATCATGTGCAACACATTCTGTCCCAG AAATCCAGAATATACCACCTTGGACAACACGGCTATCCTCAAATCTCATTCCTCAATATGCTGTTGCAGTCCTTAGATCCAACCTTTGGCCTGGGGCATATGCCTTTTCCAATGGCAA aAAGTTTGAAAATTTCTACATAG